A window of Halomonas sp. GFAJ-1 contains these coding sequences:
- a CDS encoding cyclase, whose amino-acid sequence MATIEHSEIIKASPERVFELLRRVEDFADYSDLIRSIDTLGNDRYRWHVRAVGMDWSFDVVVTEIQPPHVLAWESLEGVKNQGRYKLRAVPEGTEVELTLHYDIRNRLMEKAVNKAAKPLVGKVSRQILERVEARLHE is encoded by the coding sequence ATGGCCACCATAGAACATAGTGAAATTATTAAAGCGTCCCCAGAGCGCGTATTTGAGCTGTTACGCCGCGTTGAAGATTTTGCGGACTATTCTGATTTAATTCGTTCGATCGATACGTTAGGCAATGACCGTTACCGTTGGCATGTACGGGCGGTGGGTATGGACTGGTCCTTCGATGTAGTAGTGACAGAAATTCAGCCCCCTCACGTGTTGGCGTGGGAGTCGTTGGAAGGGGTGAAAAACCAGGGGCGCTATAAGCTGCGTGCAGTGCCTGAAGGAACGGAGGTTGAGTTAACCTTACACTATGATATTCGTAATCGCTTAATGGAAAAAGCGGTAAACAAAGCTGCCAAACCTTTAGTAGGTAAAGTCAGCCGCCAAATACTTGAACGGGTTGAAGCTCGGTTACATGAATAA
- a CDS encoding 7-cyano-7-deazaguanine synthase QueC, translating into MSLNTTLDANASATVVIYSGGMDSYTVLHRALNEGLTVHALSFDYGQRHARELTTARNVCQQLEVPHQVVDIRAIHGLIDNSALTSDAIAMPEGDYAADNLRATVVPNRNMILLSLAIAKAVNIGAQRVDYGAHGGDHILYPDCRPEFVQAMNHVSGIANFEPVTIHAPYLQSTKAEILRDGLAMGLDYRDTWTCYEGRELACGKCGSCRERLAAFSANHATDPLAYESGVLQGMR; encoded by the coding sequence ATGTCGTTAAACACCACTCTAGACGCAAACGCGTCTGCCACCGTTGTGATTTATTCCGGTGGCATGGACTCCTACACAGTACTTCATCGCGCGCTGAACGAAGGCCTCACCGTTCACGCGCTCTCGTTTGATTATGGACAGCGCCACGCACGAGAATTGACCACTGCACGAAACGTTTGCCAGCAGCTCGAAGTGCCTCATCAGGTGGTTGATATACGCGCCATTCACGGCCTGATTGATAACTCGGCATTAACCAGCGATGCCATTGCCATGCCCGAAGGCGACTACGCGGCGGATAACCTGCGCGCCACGGTGGTACCTAACCGCAATATGATCCTGCTTTCACTTGCGATTGCTAAAGCGGTCAATATTGGCGCCCAACGCGTCGATTATGGTGCCCATGGGGGAGACCATATTCTCTACCCTGACTGCCGTCCTGAGTTTGTTCAAGCCATGAACCACGTGTCTGGCATCGCTAATTTCGAACCCGTCACGATCCACGCCCCCTACCTGCAATCTACCAAAGCGGAGATTTTGCGTGATGGGCTTGCCATGGGCCTAGATTACCGCGATACCTGGACCTGCTACGAAGGGCGCGAACTCGCCTGCGGTAAGTGCGGCAGCTGCCGAGAACGTCTGGCCGCCTTTAGCGCTAACCATGCCACCGATCCACTCGCATATGAAAGTGGCGTTTTGCAGGGAATGCGCTGA
- a CDS encoding L-asparaginase 1: MSTTSPLTSSAPTKERLLVIYTGGTIGMLQQANGLTPGGNFRDRLHQALSHLPLAQRQSLPAYDVISYASLIDSSAATPLNWQQLARDIADNVNAYRGFVIIHGTDTLSWTAASLAYQLQGIDRPVVLTGAMQPLEAPNSDALDNLYGAFRFAVQPALQEVAIYFANRLLRGVRSIKQHSNAVDAFSSPNYPLIGERVGDDFIHYPSRGLACQQRGAPRFELADYLAVAQGEVARVVLWPGISAWQLESILGDSRIKGALLQLWGAGNIPSNPDLLALIAKASGEGKLIAAISQCPQGSIHLGAYAAGDGLADAGVLSGDDMTPEAAYTKLVHLLAQPLSFEDQRRRFLTPLVGER; the protein is encoded by the coding sequence TTGAGCACGACGTCTCCTTTAACATCTTCAGCTCCCACTAAAGAGCGCCTGCTGGTCATTTATACCGGCGGCACCATAGGCATGTTGCAACAGGCGAATGGCCTTACCCCAGGCGGTAATTTTCGTGACCGCCTACATCAAGCATTAAGCCACCTTCCCCTGGCACAACGGCAAAGCCTACCCGCGTACGATGTTATTAGCTACGCGTCGCTAATCGATTCAAGTGCTGCCACACCGCTTAACTGGCAGCAGTTAGCAAGAGACATCGCCGATAACGTCAACGCCTATCGCGGCTTCGTGATTATTCATGGCACCGACACATTAAGCTGGACGGCCGCCAGCCTTGCTTATCAGTTACAAGGAATAGATCGTCCCGTAGTGTTAACTGGCGCCATGCAGCCGCTAGAGGCCCCGAATAGCGACGCCTTGGATAACCTGTACGGCGCATTCCGCTTTGCCGTCCAACCTGCACTGCAAGAAGTGGCTATCTATTTTGCAAACCGGTTGTTACGAGGCGTTCGCTCCATCAAGCAGCACAGCAACGCTGTAGATGCATTCTCCTCCCCCAATTACCCACTTATTGGGGAGCGAGTAGGCGATGACTTTATACACTATCCTAGCCGGGGACTGGCCTGCCAACAGCGAGGTGCCCCACGCTTTGAGCTAGCCGACTATCTTGCAGTAGCCCAGGGTGAAGTCGCAAGAGTCGTCCTTTGGCCTGGTATTAGCGCGTGGCAATTGGAGAGCATACTTGGCGACTCACGCATCAAAGGCGCGCTATTACAGCTATGGGGGGCGGGAAACATTCCTAGCAACCCTGACTTACTCGCGCTCATTGCTAAGGCAAGTGGTGAAGGCAAACTCATTGCAGCAATTAGCCAATGCCCCCAAGGGAGCATTCATTTAGGTGCCTATGCGGCAGGCGACGGCCTTGCCGACGCTGGCGTGCTCTCAGGCGATGACATGACGCCCGAAGCTGCCTATACCAAGCTGGTTCACTTACTCGCCCAACCGCTCTCTTTTGAAGACCAGCGTCGCCGCTTTTTGACACCACTCGTCGGAGAACGCTAA
- a CDS encoding sulfurtransferase, protein MNNFTRYSWRWAAGFAVVAMLAYVWLWYSPDLMAVKRWAATMSHHPVVIIGVMVTMAVTLAIGLPGSIGLWLIAPFYSPLIATFMLTISSVAGAWGAYQLAANAGDRWNPKGLTLKVMETLEARSDLLTQCALRILPGFPHSVINFAAGLRRISLGRYLIAAALGLSVKWAVYSSAIYGALEAIEEENALQFEVIFPLLALALLLLVGGWYRRRVEAARDF, encoded by the coding sequence ATGAATAATTTCACACGTTACTCATGGCGTTGGGCCGCGGGCTTCGCGGTCGTGGCCATGCTTGCTTATGTTTGGTTATGGTACTCCCCTGATTTAATGGCGGTAAAGCGCTGGGCGGCCACGATGTCTCATCATCCGGTGGTGATCATTGGCGTAATGGTAACAATGGCGGTAACCCTTGCCATTGGCTTACCTGGCAGTATTGGCTTGTGGTTGATTGCCCCTTTTTATTCACCACTGATTGCGACGTTTATGTTGACCATAAGCAGTGTTGCAGGTGCGTGGGGCGCTTACCAGCTAGCGGCAAATGCGGGCGACCGCTGGAACCCTAAAGGGTTGACGCTTAAGGTCATGGAAACATTAGAGGCGCGTAGTGACCTTCTTACCCAGTGCGCGTTACGTATCCTACCGGGCTTTCCGCATTCGGTGATTAATTTTGCTGCTGGCCTGCGACGCATTTCGCTGGGCCGCTATTTAATCGCGGCGGCGCTGGGCTTGTCGGTAAAGTGGGCGGTCTATAGCAGTGCCATTTATGGCGCTCTTGAGGCAATAGAAGAGGAAAATGCCCTTCAGTTTGAGGTTATATTCCCACTTTTGGCGCTGGCATTACTGCTATTAGTAGGTGGCTGGTATCGGCGCCGCGTTGAAGCGGCGCGTGATTTTTAG